The genomic segment GATTCACTGAACCTACTTTAGATATAATTAAGAGGCAATGAATGTAAATCATTATTCCTAAACGCTATGTTTTGCTAAAAATCTGTTGGTTGCAAATAAAGTTAATGCTTGATGATTGGATGCCTATTAATGGTTTTACctaatattatttgataaaatatgATATTACATTATTGTGCATCAATGCCAAAAGAGTAATGCATGTCAAAGGGTTAAAAATGTCTGTCAAAGTTACAAGGGTCTTTTGCCTATCAACATTTGAACTTGGTCCTTCATGCTTATATAATAGTAtgatgataatatgacgatgacatgatgatgatatgacatacacatacacacactcacacacaaatatatacatatatatttgatCAATTAAGAGAGACAGATATCATGACAACAAAGTCCTGAAATGTCATGTGGAAAAAGTAGCAAAAGAATTTCCAGTCATGCATACACACAGTAGAAATCCAGAACATTGTAACTTAAATAAAACTGAATGATCTTGCAACTTCCATCCTTTATTTCTTCTGAAATTCATCCATgaatatttttcatcacatataAACCTTCATAGAATGAAGTGATATTTGAATAAAAGGTCTGTCAAGAACAGAGAAAAACTAAAGAATGACTGTCTCAATTACTTGATTCAAATTTATCAGAATACATTGGTACTTATATACAAGAGAAATAAGAGATGAAAGGAAGTAATATCCTACACTAAAAGTAAATCCTACAAAATATTCTTCATAACATTCTACAACTAATGCTACACAATATTCTACACTAAATGTAGAATATCCCTAATAATTTCATATATCTAGAGTATCTCTTACATATTTACCATATCTAAAATATCTTAATGTACATCCTACAAGATATTCTACTATCTTTTCATCATACTAACAAGGTCAACATCAAGAAACCTTGATTTTCAGAATACTGGTAAGGGTAGAGGCTGATGGAGCATATAATCAACAGAGGAGGTCCATGATTTAAACTACTGGTCTACATATTAATTACAGTCTACAGTATAATCCAGAATTTAGAAGCATATTTACCACTTTGATTTGCTATCCTCCGGCAGAAAATGCCTGCAAAGATGGCCACTAGGAAACCGCTTGAAGTTATTATGACTACGATGATGAGGGATAACGCCTGTGTGTTGATGATGAGATGGATGATAAACTCAAAATATTGTTCAAAACaagacatctactatatatgTGGTTCAGCTCAAAATGTTGTTCAATAAAATATCAAGTCAACATGACTTGATCAACCGCCTGTCCAATCACAAAGCAGAAAGCATGTCATCATATTCTCAATGCTAATACAAGAGATTACTTGAATGCTCAAATTTGCACCACCTGTCTCTTTTAAGGGTATAGTTAAAACAAACATTCAAAGGAAGACTTGATAAAAATAATTGGTGATAGAAACCAAGAAGCATAAAGAATTATTTACAATATTCAGATAAGAGCTTAGACCAAGACTAGTATAACCTGTACGGAATGGGCCAATATAAACCAACATCAAACATCAGTTTCACAAGAATTAAGGAAGAAAATGCAGATTACAATTAGGGAAGGAACTCTAACTGAACTTTGATTTCAATAGTAAAACTGAATTTTACAACTGATCCAATATGGTCATTTAACAAGGATTCTTCCTATATCTATGGCAGCAAAGCACATGTACAACTGCACAAGCTACAAGTATTTTTAAGTCCCACATTCCCAAGAGCTATATCTTCGCAAGGTATCAGAACCAGACCTATCAATCACTGTTGTGTTTCAATGTTGGAATCCCGTGATCCAAGTTCTAGATGAGTACGTCCTGGGGGTGTGGGGGACTGTTAAGTCCCACATTGAGGGAAATGGTATGCGATCTCCTTATATGGTATTGGGCAATCCTCCCCTCATAAGCTGTCTTTTGTGGTAGAGTTAGGTCTAAGAGCAATTTCTTCACAAAGTACGACCAACCATTACATCCCTCCCCCTTCCGTGCACCTTGACCTCAAGGTGTAAAGTCTTGGAATAGTGATTTGAGAAAGAGGTTGTCTTCACAGGTGACTTCTGCAAGTTTTACACAAGAACATGTACTGCAGGAAATTTCTCCTATCCAGTAAAGAATTGGCTACATTCGGAACAAATTTAAAGGCTCAACTTAAAGAACAACCTTATCTCCCACCTTATTCCGGAGCAGTGAAATGTTGGAATACATTATGAATCCCTTTGTCAATTGTAGCttataagaaagaaaataagctCGTTAACATTCAAATCATGCCGTACAGGGACAGCATTACTATGGTTGATCCTGTAAAAATGGTTATTGCTTTTCTGATTAGATGCTTCTTTTCTGCAGATCATCTGCATGAAGCATCCTAAACTTGTTTGCTTAGGAAGGGAACTGTGACATATAAATCAAGTAAAGATCAAAGTTTTCACGTTATTATTGAATGCAGTGAGACTCAGAGTAAGCATATTTCTCTCCCCAAGTGAAGTTACATTTTGGCTTATACTGATAGACCGAATATACTGAAATAGATTACCTTGACCAAGTGCAGTGTTTATGTCTGAGTTCTATTGATAAAAATAACTATGTGATAAaacataaacaaagaaaatatcaGATGATAATAATAGCTTAGAAAAGCTGTATACACATATTAAAATGGTACATGCAACATATTGAATTGGTTATCGGCCTTCTGCCACAGAGACAGTAATATCATTAACTGACGGAACTTTGCTGATTTGTGATTGGGTAGAAGAATTCAACCGTCTTTGAAATATAAATGTAGGTTGCTTTGGTTGAGGCAGATCCATCTCACTACTTAGCATAAGAACTACAGATGACATTAATGGTCTATCCGCTGCATGGTCCTGGACACAGAGCAGGCCAATATGTATACATCTCAACACTGTTGTAGAGGAACGTGAGTCCGAAATTGATTTATCCATTAAGTCTAGTCCTTTGCTTTCAGTCCATAGCTGCCATGCCTAAATTGTTTCAAAATGGTAACGAGGAAATAAGTAGATGACATAGAATAACTGAATTCATCGCAAGAGGTACTGCTAACTTACATAACTAAGAAGGTTCAAATGCCTTTCATGGTCATAAATTCCTCTATTTCTCCTGCCACTGACAATCTCTAGTAGCAAAACGCCAAAGCTGTAGACATCAGATTTCTCAGAGAATACTCCTCCCATGGCGTATTCAGGTGACATATAACCGCTGCAAcatatttgtataaaaaatgtgTCAGTATTTGCTATATGAACTATTCATAGTCTGAAGCTGCAAGAACGGCTAATAGAATATGTTTTGCTTGCAGAAAGAAAGGAATTTACAATGTTCCCGCAATTCTCTGAGTGTTTAGTTCGTGAGTCACTTGAAACGTTCTGGCCAAGCCGAAATCTGAGATTTTGGGAGTCATATCATCGTCCAAGAGGACATTGCTTGCCTTTAGATCTCGGTGAATGAGCAGTAAACAAGAATCGCGGTGCAGGTAAAGAAGTCCTCTAGCAATGCCATGAATCATGTCGAAACGTTTTGGCCAAGGCAGCTGATGGCTTTGTTTAGGATCTGACAGTGTGATTGACAACACATCAAAAATGGTTAAACAAATAAAGTTCtatgtcaatttttttcaatGATGTTTATGTTAGCATACTAGCCTTATCTGTAAGAAACTTAAATGTTCAAACAGCAAGATTCTGTGAACACTAAGCAACTAGCCAGTGTCTTAATTTAGCATGCATCGTTTTCTAAAATTTCCATCCTAAGATTGTATAGAAGAATTGCATGAGCTCCTAACCAGGGCATGgtaataaattataattttgaagcAGGGCACAgtttccatttccaatatataCAAACTGTTAATGGGGAATCTGAGGATAAGAAGTAAATTATGTTCGTTGGTGAAATTACAGTTGGAACCACTTACCAAACAACAAAGTATCTAAGCTTCTTTTAGCCATGTACTCATAAACTCGTAACTTCTCTTTCCCGTGAACGCAATAGGCCAATATTCTAACGAGATTCCTGTGCTGCAGTTTGGAGATTAGCAAGACTTCATTCTTGAACTCTTCAATTCCTTGTCCAGAGTAACTAGATAATCTTTTCACAGCTATTAATTGTCCATCTTCCAGTTTTTCTTgtatgatatccataatgatgGCTTTAGTTTTCGCATCTGCAATAGTAATTTATCGGTAATTCAATCGACAGATTGGTATTACCTTGTAAACAGGGCCAAATCCTCCCGCTCCAATCTTATTTATTTCACTGAAGTTATCAGTTGCAGTAGCCAGTTTAGCAAAGTCAAGAAGCGGTAGTTCTGATGAATCGTTTGGCAATGCTTGTCCTTCCCACAAATTGTCTGTGGACATTTCCCTTGAACTCTGACCCTTATCAGCCAAAATGAGGTCTTTAATCCTATTTTTTCTGTATCCTAGTTTTATATTGGATCCACATGTGAGAAGCATGAGCACAAATTGTATGTCAAACACTAATATAAGAAAgcaatttaaaagttttacaatgAAAATCAGTCATGTCAAAGAAGAAATTTGGAATGTTAAACTTGTGTAAAAATGATGATCTTTAGACAGAAAAATGTGACATAGCTATGCTGTGGATAGTATCTGATTACTTGGTGATTAATGCAATATTTAGCTACCAAAAGAAATGGATCATCTTGCCAATAAGAAGCTTTATTACTTCTGAAATTCATTCATGAATCATATAGTATTTCCAATTTGATTTGATATATTACACTAAAGAATTGTAGAGATAGAAAggtaaatatataattttgttaGAAAGTTTGCTGATAAATTTGCATTTTGGTCTCACTTATCAAAAGCAATCTTAATACTTCATCTTTTCCATGTGAATATATCTACAGAAGCCAGCCTAATAATTTTCAGTTTTTGCAATGATTTGAACAGAAAGCTTGATAGGAATGGAATGAGATTTGAACAAGTCAACATTATGTTTTAAAATACAAACTCAGCAtcaaaattaggaaaaaaatagttttaaagtACCTTTAAGGGGAATGGCCATGAAGGTTGAACGGTTAATGACAAACTCACTTcaatgaagaaaagaaagggaaaaggctTTTCAGTTATGCCAATCAAAAGGATTTTACAGTGAAGCTCAACACTACTGGTGTACATAATTACTATGCTGACGATAAAATCTTGAAATCAGGGGAATAGTTTGCCTCTTTGATTTGCTTTCCACCTGCAGAAGATGCATCCAAATATGCCCAATATGAGAATGCTTGAAACGGTTGTGAAGCCGATGACAagttttttcttccttttatctTCATCTAAAAATATGTTATGTTATAATACAGAAAGGTGACAACATAAAACAATTTTAATCATCTAAGCATAATGGTGAGAACTAAATTTACCTAGTTCAGAATAAGGAAGACGAAGAAACAAATCCATGCCATCAGATGGAAACTGCTGAACATCCATTAGTTCTGAAGTCCAAACCATGCAGTTAATTGTATCTGGATACGCATAGGCTACACAGGAACAGTTATTTAGGCACCACTCTTTGCAGTTCTGAACGCTGTATTGATCACGCAAATATGTGTAGTGATCTGGAAGTTTCATCTCAGTTAGTTGCAAGAACGTGTCATTTTTCAATGCCTTTGGGGCTATGCCACTTGTACTGATTTCGCAAAGAAGTTTAGTTTGCCTCACACAGCCATCGGTCCAATTTCCTCTGTTCCATTCCTTAGTTGGCTTTAGTGCAAATCCTCTCAAGCAATCACAGACTGGAGACTTATTCTTATCGCAAACACCGTTAGGACCACAAGTTCTATAAACATCGCATGGATTCTCTGGTGCCACCCAACTTCCCTTCCATGCATTCAGTTCTTCTACCCATACCATCATTTGCAATAGCCCTGATGGTTTTAGGACCATGATTACTAAATCAGAATCATAGAAATTATTGAAACTGAGAAAGGCAGATTCCTGTTGCTTATTTGATATTACATCTATACCACTTGCAAACCCCTTGTCATCATCGGGTATGCCTATGAAGTCCCCTCCGTCCCATGGGCCACCTCTCCAGTAAGGCCTCGAGTAATTAGTCCAAGTGAAGCCTTGAGGTGGCATTTCTACCGAAAGTCCAGTAGCAAACTTTCCAGGCGACGGGTCATCTTCAGCCTGCCAGGATGATAAGACAAACTTCTCCCCGGTCCTGGTGCTGTATCCAATATTCATTCCTGATAACAAGGTATCACAAGGATACTTAAAACTATCCCATAAAGATATTCCTGACACACTGTCTTTCAGAATGAATTCCCATTTATCTGTAAGTACAACAATCGTGTTATTAGACTGGAGAGAGGCACTGGTTGACCAAATAGTATTTAGGTTACCATTCACAATTTTGAGGTTCCCATCAGTTGCAATCTTCAAGATTACAGCAGAGTCAGAAGCTGGGAGTGGATCTTCTCTGTTTGCTACCCATAAAATCCTCTGACTAGGAATATTCTTGAACCACAAACCGAGATATAGTCTGCTCGAATTACCTAGACTGAAAAAGCCTAGCTTAAATATTTTTCCAGCAGAGACAAGCGTCTGAttcaatgaaagttgttgtgATTGAGTTAAGGTATCAGTTTCAGCATTCACTTGTGGTAAGAGCATCATTCTGAAcatcagaaaaagaaaagtttccCATCTTGGCCACAccattttagttttttttttttttggttcattcCCAGCCTGAGCTTCTCTAGAAATTCAACCAATTAGGTTTTCTAACAGCTCCCTCTAAACAACTCTTTTGGGTGTACACtcccatttcttttcttcaGGAAGCATGAATCCTTGGACAAATTCTATTATAGGAAATAGTTTAAGTTATTTGTTCAACGGTATACCTTGTCGTTTGACATTGTCCTTGTTTCAGTTGTCACAGAACCTCCTACTCTTAGTACttatttcattattgtttattcAAGATCCATCAATGACCCTCATTGATGtgttaataaaaataaaggatgaaaatgacattttttccCTTGACTTCAAAATCTCTAGCATTTTCTAAAGCTATTGTAGCTTTGACAAgagtttctttttttatttgttttattattattatttttttttttgaaaaaactcCCTCAGAGTAAGAATTAATACAAAGACAACATGTTCCAGTAATCAGAACCAATAAGTTTTGCTTGCAgataatgaaaaatgagattaaaaACTATCCGGGTGGGGTAATTCTAAACTAAAGAATAAACATCTTATATGTTTGTCAATTACTAAAGCActattatattaaatatcaaaGTCAACATAACTTGATTATCAACTCATCCAGTAGCAGAGTAGAAAACACATCCTTGTGTTCGTCATCGCTGATCACTCCACTTAAAATCAAAGGTTTAATCCTTCAAAATTGCTGCCAACCCATCTCTTTTCAAGAGATTTGACAAATTTAGGTTGATTGCAGTTTACACCATCATATTTGCTTGGAAACTCTGATGTGGGGAAAAGTTTACCtttctttaagaaaaatataagcCACAGGTAGACCATAGAGTTCAGAGTTtactcctttttctttattgtttcatATTCTTGTTTCATCCACAAGTAACTTTAAGAGATGTCCATAGTTCCCCATGTAGAGTTTCTCAAGGTTAATCTCTTTATACTCCTAACTTTATTCGCGGttattaagaaaaacaaaatcaCATTTTATCACATTAATGTAATACAACTTTACCAGCTATAACAGTAAATTAAAACAGCTATACCTCAATCTCAAACAAGTTGGGGTGGCTATGTAAACCCTCACTTCTCCATTAAGCTCAactcatgtcatcatcatatcaaataaaactaaatgtgaaaaataatttaaatatatatataaacaatacTCCCATCAAGtgatgaaaataacaaaaagagaaaagaagtaTTGGATCCTTTATATCATGCTATACATATACTACACTTGATGCGGAAGATCATCTTAAAATGGGATTATTTGTGCACCGGGCTACCCTTTTTTAATCTTCAGGCCTTCCACAAATCATCTGTCCCCTAAACTTGTCTACATAGCAGGACCTATTATCTAAGGAAGACTTACAAGTAAGCAGATTGCTTTCTGGGAGAAATCATATTTAGGCTAAATCTGACAAACCAAGCGTAGGGAAATCATCCATTTTGAGAAAGTGCATTTGTTTATTTCTGAAACCTACTGACAAAGAATAGTGAAAACGAAAAGAGAAACAACAGATCAGATTAATAGAATAGCTCAGACAAGCTGTGTACACATATTAAAACAGAAGAGCTAAAATATTGAAACTCAATCACATAATTCTTAGTATTTTTTTCAATTGGTTATCGCCCTTCTGCCGAAGATATAGTAATACCATTAATGGACCGTGCTTTGCTGCTTTGTGATTGGGCATCAGAATTCAACCAtctcttaaatataaatttaGGTTGTTTTGGTTGACGCAGATCCATCTCACTACTTAGCATAAGAACTACAGATGACATTAATGGTCTATCCGCTGCATGGTCCTGGACACAGAGCAGGCCAATATGTATGCATTTCAACACTGTTGCAGAGGAACGTGAGTCGAAAATTGATTTATCCATTAAGTCTAGTCCTTTGCTCTCAGTCCATAGCTGCCATGCCTAAAATTGTTTCAGAattaaaatatggaaataagTGGATACCGTTGTTATGAAGTTGTGGCAAGAGATCATGCTGATTTTGCACTTACATAACTCAAAAGGCTGAAATGCCTGTCATTGTCATAAAATTCGTTGTTTTTCCTGCCACTGACAATATCTAATAGCAAAACGCCAAAGCTGTAGACATCACATTTCTCAGAGAACAGTCCTCCCATTGCGTACTCAGGTGACATATAGCCGCTGCAATATATTTGAATAAGAAAGAGTCAGATTTATTATTATGAACATATTTATTGTCAGAAACTTTAAGAACAACTTAAATGACAATATTTGTCTTGCAGAAGTAGAGGTATTTACAATGTTCCCACTATCCTGTGAGTGTTTGCTAGCTCCTGAGTCACTTGAAAGGTTCTGGCCAAGCCGAAATCTGAGATTTTTGGATTCAAATCACCATCCAAAAGAACATTGCTTGCCTTCAGATCTCGGTGAATGACCCTTAAACAAGAATCATGGTGAAGGTAAAGAAGTCCTCTAGCAATGCCATGAATCATGtcaaaacattttgaccaagGAAGCTGATGACTTTTTCTTGGATCTAACAGTGTGATTAACAGtaaatcaagaaaatttcaGAATTGAAGATAACAATGAAGCTTCTTAGCATAATATATACATTGGTTTTTAAGTATTAAATGTTACCATGTTTGCGTGGTATACCCTATCTTGAAGAAACTAGAATGTTCAAACAGCAAGATTTTCTGAAACCTAAGCAACTAGACAGTGGCTTTAGCATGCTtcctttgaagaaaaaaatatcctAGTTCATATAGAAGAATTGTATGAGCTCCTCAACGCCATTGCAGAGACTATAGTTGGAACCACTTACCAAACAACAAAGTGTCTAAGCTTCTGTTAGCCATGTACTCATAAACTAGCAACTTCTCTTTCCGGTGAAGGCAATAGGCCAATATTCTTATGAGATTCCTGTGCTGCAGTTTGGAAATTTGCAGGACTTCATTATTGAACTCTTCAATTCCTTGTCCAGACAAACTAGATAATCTTTTGACAGCGATCACTTGTCCATTTTCTATTTTTCCCTGTATGATTGCAAGGGTTTTCACATTATCAGCATTATTTTTGTGTGTGAATCACTTCAGAGACTGGTATTACCTTGTAAACAGGGCCAAATCCTCCTTCTCCAATCTTATTTATTTGACTGAAGTTATCAGTTGCGACGGTCAATTTAGCAAAGTGAAGAAGTGGTAGTTCTGATGAATCTTTTAGCAATACTTGCTCTTCCCACAAATTGTCTGAAGatatatctcttgaattctgaCACCTATTAGCTGGAATGAGGCATTTAACACTGTTTCTCCTATTTCctggttttattttttatccacATGTGAGAAAATCCAGACAATTTTTCTCAAACTATAATAGAAGAGGtcaattttaaaagttttatctGTAAATTCGCTTCCTAATGCCATTGAGAAAGTGTTAACTtaccttcacacacacacacacacacggataAACTAGCAAAAATGATAGTCGGTCATATCAGAAAAGAAATCCAGAACATGTAAGTTTATAAAACTGCATGAATCATAGAATCTGTTTGATTTGAGCTGATCTATTAGATTAAAAttttggagaaagagagagagaggtaaAATATGTGACTTGAAAAGCCTGCTGATAATTTTGCATTTCGGTCTTCTAAAGAAgctcatttttttaatattttacatGAGAAGTATAGCCAGAAGCTTGCctaatcattttaaattttcGTATGATTTTAACACAAAGCTTAATTGGAATGGAGTGAGATCCGGAAACAGGTCAACATCCTTAGTTTTGAATAAAATCTGAGCATCAAAGTTAGGAATATATGATTTTAAAGTACCTATAAGGGGAATGGCCAAGAAACGTGAATGGTTAATGACAAACTCAtttcaaagaagaaaaaaaaggaaggcaTTTCCAGTTACACCAATCAAAAGGATTTT from the Lycium ferocissimum isolate CSIRO_LF1 chromosome 11, AGI_CSIRO_Lferr_CH_V1, whole genome shotgun sequence genome contains:
- the LOC132035880 gene encoding G-type lectin S-receptor-like serine/threonine-protein kinase At1g61370 isoform X1 → MVWPRWETFLFLMFRMMLLPQVNAETDTLTQSQQLSLNQTLVSAGKIFKLGFFSLGNSSRLYLGLWFKNIPSQRILWVANREDPLPASDSAVILKIATDGNLKIVNGNLNTIWSTSASLQSNNTIVVLTDKWEFILKDSVSGISLWDSFKYPCDTLLSGMNIGYSTRTGEKFVLSSWQAEDDPSPGKFATGLSVEMPPQGFTWTNYSRPYWRGGPWDGGDFIGIPDDDKGFASGIDVISNKQQESAFLSFNNFYDSDLVIMVLKPSGLLQMMVWVEELNAWKGSWVAPENPCDVYRTCGPNGVCDKNKSPVCDCLRGFALKPTKEWNRGNWTDGCVRQTKLLCEISTSGIAPKALKNDTFLQLTEMKLPDHYTYLRDQYSVQNCKEWCLNNCSCVAYAYPDTINCMVWTSELMDVQQFPSDGMDLFLRLPYSELDEDKRKKKLVIGFTTVSSILILGIFGCIFCRWKANQRGYRKNRIKDLILADKGQSSREMSTDNLWEGQALPNDSSELPLLDFAKLATATDNFSEINKIGAGGFGPVYKVIPIYGQLIAVKRLSSYSGQGIEEFKNEVLLISKLQHRNLVRILAYCVHGKEKLRVYEYMAKRSLDTLLFDPKQSHQLPWPKRFDMIHGIARGLLYLHRDSCLLLIHRDLKASNVLLDDDMTPKISDFGLARTFQVTHELNTQRIAGTFGYMSPEYAMGGVFSEKSDVYSFGVLLLEIVSGRRNRGIYDHERHLNLLSYAWQLWTESKGLDLMDKSISDSRSSTTVLRCIHIGLLCVQDHAADRPLMSSVVLMLSSEMDLPQPKQPTFIFQRRLNSSTQSQISKVPSVNDITVSVAEGR
- the LOC132035880 gene encoding G-type lectin S-receptor-like serine/threonine-protein kinase At1g61370 isoform X3, encoding MVWPRWETFLFLMFRMMLLPQVNAETDTLTQSQQLSLNQTLVSAGKIFKLGFFSLGNSSRLYLGLWFKNIPSQRILWVANREDPLPASDSAVILKIATDGNLKIVNGNLNTIWSTSASLQSNNTIVVLTDKWEFILKDSVSGISLWDSFKYPCDTLLSGMNIGYSTRTGEKFVLSSWQAEDDPSPGKFATGLSVEMPPQGFTWTNYSRPYWRGGPWDGGDFIGIPDDDKGFASGIDVISNKQQESAFLSFNNFYDSDLVIMVLKPSGLLQMMVWVEELNAWKGSWVAPENPCDVYRTCGPNGVCDKNKSPVCDCLRGFALKPTKEWNRGNWTDGCVRQTKLLCEISTSGIAPKALKNDTFLQLTEMKLPDHYTYLRDQYSVQNCKEWCLNNCSCVAYAYPDTINCMVWTSELMDVQQFPSDGMDLFLRLPYSELDEDKRKKKLVIGFTTVSSILILGIFGCIFCRWKANQRGYRKNRIKDLILADKGQSSREMSTDNLWEGQALPNDSSELPLLDFAKLATATDNFSEINKIGAGGFGPVYKVIPIYGQLIAVKRLSSYSGQGIEEFKNEVLLISKLQHRNLVRILAYCVHGKEKLRVYEYMAKRSLDTLLFDPKQSHQLPWPKRFDMIHGIARGLLYLHRDSCLLLIHRDLKASNVLLDDDMTPKISDFGLARTFQVTHELNTQRIAGTFGYMSPEYAMGGVFSEKSDVYSFGVLLLEIVSGRRNRGIYDHERHLNLLSYLWTESKGLDLMDKSISDSRSSTTVLRCIHIGLLCVQDHAADRPLMSSVVLMLSSEMDLPQPKQPTFIFQRRLNSSTQSQISKVPSVNDITVSVAEGR
- the LOC132035883 gene encoding G-type lectin S-receptor-like serine/threonine-protein kinase SD1-29 isoform X2; the encoded protein is MESHLGGTDNPCDVYGTCGPYGVCDKNKSPVCDCLRGFVPKSTDEWIRGNWTGGCVRRTKLLCEISKSGMAPKGSKNDKFLQQSEMKLPDHYTCLYDHYGAQNCKEWCMNNCSCAAYAYPDGINCMVWTSELVDVQQFPYNGVNLFLRLAYSEQGKDKRKTKLIIVFTTVSIILILGIFGCIFCRWNANQRGNRRNSVKCLIPANRCQNSRDISSDNLWEEQVLLKDSSELPLLHFAKLTVATDNFSQINKIGEGGFGPVYKGKIENGQVIAVKRLSSLSGQGIEEFNNEVLQISKLQHRNLIRILAYCLHRKEKLLVYEYMANRSLDTLLFDPRKSHQLPWSKCFDMIHGIARGLLYLHHDSCLRVIHRDLKASNVLLDGDLNPKISDFGLARTFQVTQELANTHRIVGTFGYMSPEYAMGGLFSEKCDVYSFGVLLLDIVSGRKNNEFYDNDRHFSLLSYLWTESKGLDLMDKSIFDSRSSATVLKCIHIGLLCVQDHAADRPLMSSVVLMLSSEMDLRQPKQPKFIFKRWLNSDAQSQSSKARSINGITISSAEGR
- the LOC132035883 gene encoding G-type lectin S-receptor-like serine/threonine-protein kinase SD1-29 isoform X1 gives rise to the protein MESHLGGTDNPCDVYGTCGPYGVCDKNKSPVCDCLRGFVPKSTDEWIRGNWTGGCVRRTKLLCEISKSGMAPKGSKNDKFLQQSEMKLPDHYTCLYDHYGAQNCKEWCMNNCSCAAYAYPDGINCMVWTSELVDVQQFPYNGVNLFLRLAYSEQGKDKRKTKLIIVFTTVSIILILGIFGCIFCRWNANQRGNRRNSVKCLIPANRCQNSRDISSDNLWEEQVLLKDSSELPLLHFAKLTVATDNFSQINKIGEGGFGPVYKGKIENGQVIAVKRLSSLSGQGIEEFNNEVLQISKLQHRNLIRILAYCLHRKEKLLVYEYMANRSLDTLLFDPRKSHQLPWSKCFDMIHGIARGLLYLHHDSCLRVIHRDLKASNVLLDGDLNPKISDFGLARTFQVTQELANTHRIVGTFGYMSPEYAMGGLFSEKCDVYSFGVLLLDIVSGRKNNEFYDNDRHFSLLSYAWQLWTESKGLDLMDKSIFDSRSSATVLKCIHIGLLCVQDHAADRPLMSSVVLMLSSEMDLRQPKQPKFIFKRWLNSDAQSQSSKARSINGITISSAEGR
- the LOC132035880 gene encoding G-type lectin S-receptor-like serine/threonine-protein kinase At1g61370 isoform X2; this translates as MVWPRWETFLFLMFRMMLLPQVNAETDTLTQSQQLSLNQTLVSAGKIFKLGFFSLGNSSRLYLGLWFKNIPSQRILWVANREDPLPASDSAVILKIATDGNLKIVNGNLNTIWSTSASLQSNNTIVVLTDKWEFILKDSVSGISLWDSFKYPCDTLLSGMNIGYSTRTGEKFVLSSWQAEDDPSPGKFATGLSVEMPPQGFTWTNYSRPYWRGGPWDGGDFIGIPDDDKGFASGIDVISNKQQESAFLSFNNFYDSDLVIMVLKPSGLLQMMVWVEELNAWKGSWVAPENPCDVYRTCGPNGVCDKNKSPVCDCLRGFALKPTKEWNRGNWTDGCVRQTKLLCEISTSGIAPKALKNDTFLQLTEMKLPDHYTYLRDQYSVQNCKEWCLNNCSCVAYAYPDTINCMVWTSELMDVQQFPSDGMDLFLRLPYSELDKRKKKLVIGFTTVSSILILGIFGCIFCRWKANQRGYRKNRIKDLILADKGQSSREMSTDNLWEGQALPNDSSELPLLDFAKLATATDNFSEINKIGAGGFGPVYKVIPIYGQLIAVKRLSSYSGQGIEEFKNEVLLISKLQHRNLVRILAYCVHGKEKLRVYEYMAKRSLDTLLFDPKQSHQLPWPKRFDMIHGIARGLLYLHRDSCLLLIHRDLKASNVLLDDDMTPKISDFGLARTFQVTHELNTQRIAGTFGYMSPEYAMGGVFSEKSDVYSFGVLLLEIVSGRRNRGIYDHERHLNLLSYAWQLWTESKGLDLMDKSISDSRSSTTVLRCIHIGLLCVQDHAADRPLMSSVVLMLSSEMDLPQPKQPTFIFQRRLNSSTQSQISKVPSVNDITVSVAEGR